One genomic region from Balneola sp. encodes:
- the add gene encoding adenosine deaminase, with protein MNFTSLPKIELHLHLDCSLSYEIVKKLKPEISREEYQQNFIAPANCSSLDEYLKCAQEPIAIMQTKEQLEMVTLDLFHQLQEDNVIYAEIRFAPLQHLEEDLTAEEVVSIVNEATIKGIKETGIEARIILCTLRHYTEEQSMETIKLVEQFRGTKVVGFDIAADETLPIDNHIKAFEYANEQNIPCTAHAGEARGAESVREVLQNFYPSRIGHGVRSLEDDSLMDHLKENDIHLEVCPTSNVQTGIYELVAQHQVDDIYKRGNSMSINTDGRTISNVSLIEEYLSLNKHFDWQAEHFLKCNHYAIDAAFCNKETKEKIRAKLME; from the coding sequence ATGAATTTTACATCCCTGCCAAAAATCGAACTGCATCTCCACCTTGATTGCTCCCTGAGCTACGAGATTGTAAAAAAGTTGAAACCTGAAATTTCCAGAGAAGAATATCAGCAGAACTTCATTGCTCCGGCCAACTGCTCCAGCCTGGATGAGTATCTGAAGTGCGCACAGGAACCCATCGCCATCATGCAAACAAAAGAGCAGTTGGAAATGGTTACGCTTGATCTCTTTCATCAGCTGCAGGAAGACAACGTGATTTATGCTGAAATTCGTTTCGCTCCGCTGCAGCATCTGGAAGAGGACTTAACTGCCGAGGAAGTTGTTTCTATCGTTAATGAAGCCACCATCAAAGGAATTAAAGAAACCGGAATTGAAGCTAGAATTATCCTTTGTACACTTCGCCATTATACCGAAGAGCAAAGCATGGAAACCATAAAGTTAGTAGAGCAGTTTAGAGGAACTAAGGTTGTGGGCTTCGATATCGCTGCCGATGAAACCCTGCCAATCGACAACCACATTAAGGCTTTTGAATATGCGAATGAGCAAAACATTCCCTGTACTGCTCATGCCGGCGAAGCCCGTGGTGCTGAAAGTGTCCGGGAAGTGCTTCAGAACTTTTATCCTTCTCGAATTGGTCATGGTGTAAGGAGTTTGGAAGATGATTCGCTGATGGATCATCTTAAAGAAAACGATATCCATCTGGAAGTCTGCCCAACAAGCAATGTGCAAACCGGGATTTATGAATTAGTTGCCCAACATCAGGTTGACGACATTTACAAGAGAGGCAATTCTATGAGCATCAATACCGATGGGCGGACCATTTCAAATGTTTCTCTGATTGAAGAGTACTTATCTCTAAACAAGCATTTTGATTGGCAAGCCGAGCATTTTCTAAAGTGTAATCATTATGCCATTGATGCAGCATTTTGTAATAAGGAGACGAAAGAAAAAATAAGGGCTAAATTGATGGAATAG
- a CDS encoding redox-regulated ATPase YchF yields MSLRCGIVGLPNVGKSTLFNALSNAGAESANFPFCTIDPNVGMVPVPDERLHELAKLAESKNVLPATIEFVDIAGLVKGASEGKGKGNAFLSHIREVDLILHVVRCFDDNDIIHVEGNVDPERDIRIIEEELILKDLESVEKRAEKLKKEAKGGDKAKVTQHAIVQRLADHLGEGNAARTFEASKEEREAYKDLFLLSDKQVLYACNVGESDLEDGNDYVETVKEIASEYDDETVMFCAKIEAEIAELDEDEKEMFLEELGVPSAGLDRLIKGAFKELGLITYFTAGPKEARAWTIKEGTKAPQAAGVIHTDFEKGFIRAETISFKDYQELGSEKAARDAGKMRQEGKEYVVADGDVLLFRFNV; encoded by the coding sequence ATGAGCTTAAGATGTGGAATTGTTGGCTTGCCCAACGTAGGTAAATCAACCTTATTTAATGCATTAAGTAACGCCGGAGCTGAATCCGCTAACTTTCCTTTCTGTACCATCGACCCGAATGTGGGAATGGTACCAGTGCCTGATGAACGCTTACATGAACTTGCAAAGCTGGCTGAATCTAAAAACGTACTTCCCGCAACCATCGAGTTTGTAGATATTGCTGGACTAGTAAAAGGAGCCTCAGAAGGAAAAGGAAAAGGAAATGCCTTCCTATCTCATATCCGTGAAGTGGATTTGATTTTGCATGTAGTGCGTTGTTTTGATGATAATGACATCATTCATGTGGAAGGAAACGTAGATCCGGAAAGAGATATCCGAATTATAGAAGAAGAGCTCATTCTTAAAGATCTTGAGTCCGTTGAGAAACGAGCTGAGAAGCTGAAGAAAGAAGCAAAAGGCGGAGACAAAGCCAAAGTAACACAGCATGCAATTGTACAAAGGCTAGCCGATCACTTAGGGGAAGGAAATGCTGCCCGTACTTTTGAAGCATCCAAAGAAGAACGAGAAGCTTACAAAGACTTATTCCTGCTTTCTGACAAACAAGTTCTTTATGCATGCAATGTTGGTGAATCAGATTTAGAAGACGGTAACGATTACGTTGAAACCGTTAAAGAAATTGCTTCTGAGTATGACGATGAAACCGTAATGTTCTGTGCCAAAATTGAAGCTGAAATCGCTGAGCTGGATGAAGACGAAAAAGAGATGTTCCTTGAAGAGCTGGGTGTACCAAGTGCCGGTTTAGATCGTCTTATTAAAGGTGCATTTAAAGAGCTTGGCTTGATCACCTATTTCACAGCCGGACCCAAAGAAGCTCGTGCATGGACTATCAAGGAAGGAACAAAAGCTCCCCAAGCTGCAGGTGTAATACACACCGATTTTGAAAAAGGCTTTATCCGTGCTGAAACCATTTCTTTCAAAGATTATCAGGAACTCGGTTCCGAAAAAGCTGCACGCGATGCCGGTAAAATGCGTCAGGAAGGAAAAGAATACGTAGTTGCTGATGGCGATGTACTGCTTTTCCGTTTTAATGTGTGA
- a CDS encoding DNA polymerase I — protein sequence MSKKLLFLLDGMALAYRAHFAFINSRLKNSEGIPTGPVLGFANTLEKMLDEEKPTHIAVAWDTKEPTFRHEEDKEYKANRPPQPEELTIGIPLIKEMVKAWGIKNIEQDGYEADDIIGTIANGANADDVDVMMVTPDKDFMQLVHDHVRMMKPDNNNGGFNIIDREGVKDYFGVYPEQVIDVLAMIGDTSDNIPGVPGIGKKGAPKLIKKYGSLEKAIEAAPNISGKRAREGLTEYGEQALHAKFMVTIKTDVPNTAKWQDMTWEGPDEKALGLFFKRMEFRTLTKKYLGAEGPVVSKEGDQVDLFGSFKEEAPKQELDEDKVNYELVQSLDAVKNLVERFKDHEAFCFDTETNSPDPVSAKLVGISLTATPGTGYYIPVNVEGGLDEKEVIEVIRPLFENENSTKVAHNYKFDYLMLSRSGIEIKGKPFDTMIAAYLIDANQRLKMDELSKSLLNYKPVPIEELIGKGKKQISMADLKPEEVYLYACEDSDITLRLYEILNEKLKEDELEEIAYTVDYPLMEVLADMEFKGIKLDTEMLSAFSEELESDLKELEEQIYEKAGEEFNINSPQQLGTILFEKMDLPSGKKTKTGQYSTAESVLNKLAPKYEMPSLILDYRQLTKLKSTYVDALPDLINPDTGRVHTDFNQSVAATGRLSSSNPNLQNIPIRTTRGREIRKAFIAEDGYKIMSADYSQVELRVIAHIAKDEAMMEAFKNKEDIHSRTAKEIFDLDSLDEVTQDHRRKAKEVNFGIPYGVSAYGLASRLGIDNNEGKEMIDQYFERFPNILNYINDTKEFARENGFVKTLLGRRRYIPDIKSGNWNVRGFAERTAINMPIQGTAADIIKLAMINIHHWLKDNNKKSRMLLQVHDELIFEIHESEIDEVPAKINELMETAFELDVPLDVDSGVAENWLEAH from the coding sequence ATGTCTAAAAAACTTCTCTTTTTACTGGACGGAATGGCGCTGGCCTACCGTGCTCACTTTGCATTTATCAATAGCCGATTAAAAAATTCAGAAGGCATTCCAACCGGACCTGTTCTTGGTTTTGCCAATACGCTTGAGAAAATGCTGGATGAAGAAAAGCCGACCCATATAGCCGTTGCATGGGATACTAAGGAGCCTACCTTTCGCCACGAAGAGGATAAAGAATATAAGGCAAACCGACCGCCCCAACCTGAAGAACTGACTATCGGGATTCCCCTAATTAAAGAAATGGTGAAAGCATGGGGAATTAAGAATATTGAGCAAGATGGCTATGAAGCAGATGACATTATTGGAACCATTGCCAACGGAGCCAATGCTGATGATGTAGATGTGATGATGGTCACGCCCGATAAGGATTTTATGCAGCTTGTGCACGATCATGTTCGAATGATGAAGCCCGATAACAATAATGGTGGGTTTAATATCATCGATCGGGAAGGAGTGAAGGATTACTTTGGGGTATATCCAGAGCAGGTGATCGACGTACTTGCTATGATTGGCGATACCTCGGATAACATCCCCGGCGTACCCGGAATTGGAAAGAAAGGAGCGCCTAAGTTGATTAAGAAATATGGTTCTCTTGAAAAAGCCATTGAAGCAGCTCCTAATATCAGTGGTAAAAGGGCGAGAGAAGGTCTAACTGAATATGGAGAACAAGCTCTTCATGCCAAATTCATGGTCACTATCAAAACAGATGTACCAAACACGGCTAAATGGCAGGATATGACTTGGGAAGGTCCTGATGAAAAAGCATTGGGTCTGTTCTTCAAGCGGATGGAGTTTCGAACACTCACGAAGAAATATTTAGGAGCGGAAGGTCCTGTTGTTTCAAAAGAGGGAGATCAGGTGGATTTATTCGGTTCCTTCAAAGAAGAAGCGCCGAAGCAAGAGCTGGACGAAGACAAGGTGAATTATGAACTGGTTCAATCGCTTGATGCGGTGAAAAACCTGGTAGAGCGTTTCAAAGACCATGAGGCCTTTTGTTTTGATACGGAGACGAATAGTCCCGATCCGGTTTCAGCAAAATTGGTTGGTATTTCTCTCACAGCTACACCGGGAACCGGTTATTATATTCCGGTGAACGTGGAAGGCGGTTTGGATGAGAAAGAAGTAATTGAAGTTATACGACCACTTTTTGAAAATGAAAATTCCACCAAAGTAGCGCATAATTATAAGTTCGATTACCTCATGCTTTCACGGTCCGGAATTGAAATCAAAGGCAAGCCTTTTGATACTATGATTGCGGCTTACCTCATTGATGCCAATCAGCGTCTGAAAATGGATGAGCTTTCCAAAAGCCTCCTGAATTATAAACCGGTTCCGATTGAAGAACTGATTGGAAAAGGGAAGAAGCAGATTTCAATGGCAGACTTGAAGCCCGAAGAGGTCTATCTCTATGCCTGCGAGGATTCAGATATCACCCTGCGCCTCTATGAAATTCTGAATGAGAAGCTCAAGGAAGATGAGCTGGAAGAAATTGCCTACACGGTTGACTACCCGCTGATGGAAGTATTGGCCGATATGGAATTCAAGGGCATAAAGCTGGATACCGAAATGTTATCTGCTTTTTCTGAGGAATTGGAATCCGATTTGAAAGAGCTGGAAGAACAGATTTATGAGAAGGCTGGAGAGGAGTTTAATATTAACTCTCCGCAACAGCTCGGAACTATTTTGTTTGAAAAGATGGATTTGCCTTCCGGAAAGAAAACTAAAACGGGGCAGTACTCTACGGCAGAGTCTGTGCTAAATAAACTGGCACCAAAGTACGAAATGCCGAGTCTGATTCTGGATTATCGCCAGCTGACCAAGCTAAAATCTACCTATGTAGATGCGCTGCCTGATTTGATCAATCCTGATACCGGTCGTGTTCACACCGATTTTAACCAAAGCGTTGCGGCCACGGGACGATTGAGTTCTTCCAATCCCAACCTGCAAAACATCCCGATTCGAACAACCCGCGGACGGGAAATTCGAAAAGCCTTTATTGCCGAAGATGGATACAAAATCATGTCGGCAGATTACTCACAGGTTGAGCTTCGGGTGATTGCCCATATCGCCAAAGATGAAGCAATGATGGAAGCCTTTAAAAACAAGGAGGACATTCACTCCAGAACTGCTAAGGAAATTTTTGATCTGGACTCTCTGGATGAGGTTACTCAAGATCATCGCCGAAAAGCGAAAGAAGTCAACTTCGGAATTCCTTATGGGGTGAGTGCCTATGGATTGGCTTCTCGTTTAGGGATTGATAACAACGAAGGAAAGGAGATGATCGACCAATATTTTGAGCGTTTCCCAAATATTCTGAACTACATCAACGATACAAAAGAGTTTGCCCGTGAAAATGGATTCGTGAAAACGCTGTTAGGACGCCGGCGATATATTCCTGATATCAAATCAGGGAATTGGAACGTACGGGGCTTTGCAGAGCGAACGGCCATCAATATGCCCATTCAGGGAACCGCTGCTGATATCATCAAGCTTGCGATGATTAATATTCACCACTGGCTGAAGGACAACAACAAGAAAAGCCGAATGCTGCTTCAGGTACATGATGAGCTGATCTTTGAAATTCATGAAAGTGAAATAGATGAGGTCCCTGCAAAAATCAACGAGCTGATGGAGACGGCCTTTGAGCTGGATGTTCCATTGGATGTGGATTCCGGAGTGGCAGAGAATTGGTTGGAAGCACATTAG
- a CDS encoding metallophosphoesterase: MATYPDIIAIGDIHGCALSNHALLKKLDSEYSDQPTYVFLGDYTDRGPDSKKVVDQLIKFNKDHECVFLKGNHDQMLLNAYEKGDWNLWLSNGGNTTLKNYDSSPGDFKLPKDHYEFFKNTELYWETESYFFVHGGISPDLTIQENLDSEYEREQFIWQRDHVYARTNKWSKTVVFGHTPVKEPIVEENMLGIDTGCVYKKKGYGVLTAVALPEMKFIEQNCLDF; the protein is encoded by the coding sequence ATGGCAACTTATCCAGACATAATAGCAATTGGCGATATACACGGGTGTGCTCTTTCAAACCACGCTTTGCTCAAAAAACTGGATAGTGAATATAGCGACCAACCAACCTATGTTTTTCTGGGTGACTATACAGATAGGGGCCCCGACTCTAAAAAAGTAGTAGATCAGCTAATCAAATTTAATAAAGATCATGAATGTGTTTTTCTGAAAGGGAATCACGATCAAATGCTGCTAAATGCATATGAGAAAGGTGATTGGAATCTCTGGTTAAGTAATGGTGGTAATACTACTCTAAAAAATTATGACTCAAGTCCCGGTGATTTCAAACTCCCAAAAGATCATTATGAGTTTTTTAAAAACACGGAATTGTACTGGGAAACTGAAAGCTATTTTTTTGTACACGGTGGAATTTCTCCCGATTTAACGATTCAGGAAAATTTGGATAGTGAATATGAGCGGGAGCAGTTTATTTGGCAACGTGATCACGTATATGCCCGCACAAATAAATGGAGTAAAACGGTGGTATTTGGGCACACACCGGTTAAAGAACCTATTGTAGAAGAGAATATGTTGGGCATCGACACAGGGTGCGTTTATAAGAAAAAGGGCTATGGTGTATTAACTGCTGTAGCTCTTCCCGAAATGAAATTTATTGAACAAAACTGTTTAGACTTTTAA
- a CDS encoding rhomboid family intramembrane serine protease, protein MSNGPSFFSGGNMNSGNYDSFGNAFKRGFMRMPVAIRTIIAINAVVFVIQMLGGQPLNNWVVPNLGFDPTFPTFLTQPWRLVTYMFLHGGFLHFLFNMLWLWWMGKAVEETLGPRTFTVIYFGAGILGALLDAGLALIFGSALVIGASGAVTGILVAFAMLFPTAPIMLFLFPPIQARFFVAGWIAIDILFLGSADGVARLVHLGGALGGYLLIKAYKNGKDLSMVIRYFEYMFGKVKPESKSSSKRPRNKNMHIVQDAEIVEEVDQSELDAILEKISKKGYDSLTSEEKQKLFKLSKED, encoded by the coding sequence ATGTCTAACGGTCCTTCATTTTTCTCAGGCGGTAACATGAATAGCGGCAACTATGATTCCTTTGGGAATGCCTTTAAGCGAGGGTTCATGAGGATGCCGGTTGCTATTCGAACCATTATTGCTATCAATGCGGTAGTATTTGTAATCCAAATGTTGGGCGGGCAGCCTCTTAACAATTGGGTGGTGCCAAATCTTGGATTTGATCCAACCTTTCCAACTTTCCTGACCCAACCGTGGAGACTTGTTACCTACATGTTTTTGCATGGAGGATTTCTTCACTTTCTATTTAATATGTTATGGCTGTGGTGGATGGGTAAGGCAGTCGAAGAGACGCTCGGCCCCAGAACTTTCACCGTGATTTATTTTGGTGCTGGAATTTTGGGTGCACTTCTGGATGCAGGATTAGCCCTTATATTTGGTTCTGCCTTAGTAATTGGAGCCTCAGGAGCGGTAACGGGTATTCTAGTAGCCTTCGCGATGCTATTTCCAACCGCGCCAATCATGCTATTCCTATTTCCTCCCATTCAGGCGCGATTTTTTGTTGCCGGCTGGATAGCGATCGATATTCTGTTTTTAGGAAGTGCAGATGGAGTAGCACGCCTTGTTCACCTTGGAGGTGCTTTAGGTGGTTACTTATTAATTAAAGCATATAAAAACGGAAAAGACCTAAGTATGGTTATTCGTTATTTTGAGTATATGTTTGGCAAAGTAAAACCGGAAAGTAAATCGAGTTCAAAACGGCCACGAAACAAAAATATGCATATTGTTCAGGATGCAGAAATTGTAGAAGAAGTGGATCAGTCAGAACTGGATGCCATTTTAGAGAAGATTTCTAAGAAAGGCTACGATTCACTTACATCCGAAGAGAAGCAAAAACTATTTAAACTAAGTAAAGAAGATTAA
- a CDS encoding 4-hydroxy-3-methylbut-2-en-1-yl diphosphate synthase, translating to MAAIKRRKSIQVMVGDVPVGGGAPIVVQSMTNTDTADIDETADQIEHLKRAGSELVRITVNNDAAAKAVPHIKEKLLKRGVTVPIIGDFHYNGHKLLTAYPEMARSLAKFRINPGNTGTKARDENFTTIVEQAIKYDKPVRIGVNWGSLDQQLLADRMDANNKLTKPKTAKEVMLDTMVESAKRSSKLAEDVGLASDKIIISCKMSGVQDVVTVYERIAEEVDYPLHVGLTEAGMGMKGMVASASALSVILQQGIGDTIRVSLTPQPGADRALEVQVAQQILQSLKIRNFIPQVTSCPGCGRTKSTYFQELAEEIQDYIVESMPIWRKAYPGVEEMDVAVMGCVVNGPGESRNANIGISLPGTFEEPKAPVYIDGEHSTTLRGDHIGEEFREILDNYIKERYAKN from the coding sequence ATGGCTGCTATAAAACGACGTAAATCGATTCAGGTAATGGTAGGGGATGTGCCCGTTGGTGGAGGCGCACCTATTGTAGTTCAATCCATGACTAATACTGATACAGCTGATATTGACGAAACTGCAGATCAGATAGAACACCTGAAACGTGCCGGATCAGAGCTGGTTCGAATTACGGTAAATAATGATGCAGCTGCTAAGGCTGTTCCGCATATAAAAGAAAAGCTTTTGAAAAGAGGGGTGACCGTTCCAATTATCGGTGACTTCCACTATAACGGCCACAAGCTATTGACGGCCTATCCTGAAATGGCGCGTTCGTTGGCCAAGTTCAGAATTAATCCAGGAAACACGGGCACAAAAGCCCGTGATGAAAATTTTACTACGATTGTAGAGCAGGCCATTAAATACGATAAACCGGTACGTATCGGCGTAAACTGGGGCTCGCTAGATCAGCAGCTACTTGCTGATAGAATGGATGCTAACAATAAACTGACTAAGCCTAAAACGGCAAAAGAGGTTATGTTGGATACCATGGTTGAAAGTGCGAAGCGCTCTTCAAAACTAGCAGAAGATGTAGGTTTGGCTTCCGACAAGATTATCATCAGCTGTAAGATGTCAGGTGTTCAGGACGTAGTTACTGTTTATGAAAGAATAGCCGAAGAAGTTGATTACCCACTTCACGTAGGACTCACAGAAGCCGGAATGGGAATGAAAGGTATGGTTGCCAGTGCATCCGCGCTGTCCGTAATACTGCAACAGGGGATAGGAGATACTATTCGGGTTTCACTTACTCCTCAGCCCGGTGCTGACCGTGCTTTGGAAGTTCAGGTTGCCCAACAAATTCTTCAATCTCTTAAAATCAGAAACTTCATCCCGCAGGTAACCTCTTGTCCAGGATGTGGAAGAACAAAGAGTACATACTTTCAAGAACTGGCAGAAGAGATTCAGGATTATATTGTAGAATCCATGCCTATCTGGAGAAAAGCATATCCCGGAGTAGAAGAAATGGACGTAGCTGTGATGGGTTGCGTTGTTAATGGTCCTGGTGAATCACGCAACGCAAATATTGGGATTTCACTCCCCGGAACGTTTGAGGAACCTAAAGCTCCTGTTTATATTGATGGTGAGCACTCTACCACATTAAGGGGTGATCATATTGGGGAAGAATTCCGTGAGATTTTAGATAATTATATAAAAGAGAGATACGCTAAGAATTAA
- a CDS encoding rhomboid family intramembrane serine protease, with protein MDNYSPNTQISVFPPVIKNLLIINGLAFLLTKQLFGAGWTPIGSTLAPYLVLNPLGEGFMPWQLVTYMFLHADLGHIFFNLFALWIFGQAIENLWGSKRFLMYYLLTGVGAAVIHMFLGGYFTYTLGASGAVFGILLAFGIMFPDKYIVLLIPPIPVKAKYFVTFYGLFELFNGLAMPNSGIAHFAHLGGLVVGFVLIKYWGLKKPEQYV; from the coding sequence TTGGATAATTATTCCCCCAATACCCAGATTTCAGTATTTCCGCCAGTCATAAAAAACCTCTTAATTATAAACGGACTGGCGTTTCTTTTAACAAAACAGCTTTTTGGCGCCGGCTGGACTCCCATAGGTTCCACTCTCGCACCATATCTTGTTCTGAATCCTCTTGGCGAAGGATTCATGCCTTGGCAGCTAGTGACTTACATGTTCCTGCATGCAGATCTTGGACACATATTTTTCAACCTCTTTGCATTGTGGATATTTGGTCAGGCTATTGAAAATCTCTGGGGCTCAAAACGGTTTCTGATGTATTATTTACTGACGGGTGTTGGAGCAGCAGTTATTCATATGTTTTTAGGAGGATACTTTACTTACACATTAGGCGCTTCCGGAGCTGTATTTGGGATCCTATTAGCCTTCGGGATCATGTTTCCTGACAAATACATTGTCTTGTTGATACCGCCCATACCGGTAAAGGCTAAATACTTTGTAACCTTCTACGGGTTGTTTGAACTATTCAACGGGCTAGCGATGCCGAATAGTGGAATTGCTCACTTTGCTCACTTGGGTGGACTTGTAGTTGGCTTTGTACTCATTAAATATTGGGGACTTAAAAAACCAGAGCAATATGTCTAA
- a CDS encoding LacI family transcriptional regulator, translated as MPATIYDIAKKAGVSIATVSRVFNNSANVSDKARNKVLAVADEMGYHPQAFAQGLASRKSNTVMIVVPVISNYFFMEVLGGVQDKLSEMNYELSIFNISPNKDIQEQVEHVLKRRWAEGYLFISIHLNENNWSKLQKYNVPITLVDEHYEGFDSVSVDNAQGAYRAAKSLFKHGYKRVAMLSALESSKPIRDRIKGYKRALDEFEIPFDKKLIITGDSMYRDGFTERAGYEAMIKILTMEPKPEACFCASDIQAVGALKAMQDTGKSIPIIGYDDIELAEYMGLSTIRQPMRDMGFFATQNLIERMNNPDKAISQTIYTPELIKRASTELNGKKIDA; from the coding sequence TTGCCAGCAACAATATATGATATCGCCAAAAAAGCAGGGGTTAGCATTGCCACGGTTTCCCGTGTGTTCAATAACAGTGCCAACGTCTCTGATAAGGCTCGCAATAAGGTACTTGCTGTAGCTGATGAAATGGGCTACCATCCTCAGGCTTTTGCACAGGGGTTAGCCAGCCGAAAAAGTAATACGGTGATGATTGTTGTGCCTGTAATTTCCAACTACTTCTTCATGGAGGTACTCGGTGGTGTTCAGGATAAACTGAGCGAAATGAATTATGAACTGAGCATCTTTAATATCTCACCGAATAAAGATATTCAAGAGCAGGTTGAGCACGTTTTGAAGAGAAGGTGGGCAGAGGGATACCTTTTTATTTCTATTCACTTAAATGAAAATAACTGGAGTAAACTTCAAAAATATAATGTGCCAATTACTTTGGTTGATGAGCACTATGAAGGTTTTGACTCGGTAAGTGTTGATAATGCCCAGGGTGCTTACCGTGCTGCCAAAAGCTTATTTAAGCACGGATATAAGAGAGTAGCTATGCTTTCAGCTCTGGAATCCTCAAAACCAATTCGTGATCGTATTAAAGGGTATAAGAGAGCTTTAGATGAGTTTGAAATTCCTTTCGATAAGAAATTGATTATCACGGGTGATAGTATGTACCGCGATGGCTTTACCGAAAGAGCCGGCTATGAAGCCATGATCAAAATTTTAACAATGGAGCCAAAACCTGAGGCATGTTTTTGCGCATCTGATATTCAGGCAGTAGGAGCATTAAAGGCTATGCAGGACACTGGCAAAAGCATACCCATTATTGGATATGATGATATCGAATTGGCTGAATATATGGGCCTTTCAACTATTCGACAGCCTATGCGAGATATGGGCTTTTTTGCTACTCAAAATCTCATTGAAAGGATGAATAATCCTGACAAAGCTATCTCGCAAACAATTTATACTCCTGAACTTATCAAGCGAGCCTCAACTGAACTGAACGGTAAAAAAATAGACGCTTAA